In the Scylla paramamosain isolate STU-SP2022 chromosome 21, ASM3559412v1, whole genome shotgun sequence genome, GGTGGCGGCTATGGCGGCGGCTATGGCGGAGGCTTCGGCGGCGGTAAAGGCGGCGGCAAGGGCGGCGGTGGCGGGGGTGGCGGCTATGGCGGCGGCTATGGCGGAGACTTCGGCGGCGGTAAAGGAGGCGGcaagggcggtggtggtggctacgGCGGCATCTTCGGCGGCGGCAAAGGAGGCGGCaagggcggcggtggtggctaCGGCGGCATCTTCGGCGGCGGTAAAGGAGGCGgcaaaggaggtggtggtggcggctacGACGACGGCGGCGGCAAGGGAATGTTCGATTTCTTCAAAGGCTTCACCGACATATTCAGCTTCGGCAGCAAAGGAAAAGGTGGTCGCGACGAAGAGCCCCAGCACATCTTTGTGTACGCCCAGGCCCCCCCTCAGCATTATGGCCCCCCACCTGAGGTCTCCTATGGTCCCCCTCCGTCCCCACCTAAGGCTTCTTATGGTCCTCCTCCTAAGGCACCCAAAGCTTCTCATGGTCCTCCTCCCAAGGCCCCCAAGGCTTCTTATGGCCCACCTCCTCCGCCACCTAAGGCTTCATATGGACCCCCACCCAAAGCACCTAAGGCTTCCTACggcccacctcctcccccacccccggCTTCATATGGTCCTCCTCCTGAGGCTCCCAAAGCTTCTTatgggcctcctcctcctcctcctcctcctcctccacctaagGGTTCATATGGCCCTCCTCCAAAGGGTTCTtatgtccctcctccttctcctccaaagGCTTCCTATggcccaccacctcctccacctaagGCTTCTTATGGTCCTCCTCCTAAGGCTCCCAAAGCTTCCtatggccctcctcctcccccacctaaGGATTCATATGGCCCTCCACCCAAGGGCTCCTACgtaccccctccttcccctcccgaGGATTCCTATggacctcctccccctccctccaagGGCCACGACACACCCCCACCTGTGTATGGCGCCCCCAAGCCAGTGGACATAGTGGTTCCTCAGGAGTCCTACGGgccacctccaccccctcctgaAGCTTCCTAtggtccaccaccaccaccaccaccccaggaAACCTacggaccaccaccaccaccaccgcctccttcaGACAGCTATGGCCTGCCCTCCGATCCCCTACCAATAGAATCCAACACCTATTcagtccccccaccccctccacctctttACTCCGGAGACTCTGACGGCCGTGTGTCCAACCATGTTCAAAAGGGCAGTTTCGTCCCCCAGGGGTCTCCTATCACCCCCAACTACAACAGACCCCTTCCTTCCAAGCCGGACTGTGAGGCCTGTGATGTGTTCCCCTGGATCCCTGTGGAAGACGTTGCCGCTGCTCCTCAGCCTATACCGCCCACAGTGGTGCTCCCCATTGCTAAGGATGATATTCATGATGGTGCACCTGCTCCTATTGATGTCTACCCTCCTGGAGAGTAAGtgatgtagtagtggtggtagtggtagtagtggtgggttaggtgggttaggttaatgtatgagtagtagtagtaatagtagtagcagcagcagcagcagtagtagtagtagtagtagtagtagtagtagtagtagtagtagtagtagtagtagtagtagtagtagcagtagtagtagtagtagtagtagtagtagtagcagtagtagtagtagtagtagtagtagtactagttgttgttgttgttgttgttgttttaatctcattttatacattttcataaactttcccaaacttttccttcctgccttcctctttcccttacaACAGCGCttcatatatagataaaaattcAGTTTCTAATATGTGACCTGCGGCACGATTCATGTTTTCATAAACACTTTAAATTCTATATGAGTACTATGAACAAGCAAACActatggttaactcttgcattagggaggagGATAGAATGGGAGTAAGAGAAAGTAGAGAGCATTGAGTAACGAAGGcgcgggaaggagggaaggagggggaggcatgcagttagcaagatcagatgaACAGTTAGCGTAAAAGTAGCGACataaagatagcaagagatgtagcTTTGGTTATTGTATGTGTCTATTACAGGGCGCCTCTCTTTGATATTCGCTCGCCACTTGACAATGTGGTTTCGTCGAGCGATGGAGGATCTCAGGAAGCAATCTTTATCACCGGAGACGTggcgtaagtgtgtgtgtgtgtgtgtgtgtgtgtgtgtgtgtgtgtgtctgtgtgtgtgtgtgtgtgtgtgtggctacaTTTGTTTGTCTTATattttcatctgtctgtctgtccgtttaaACCTGTCCAATTCCAGTATACTTCATCTAtgtgcctgtctgcctgtctataaATCCTTACTCTCCCCTTCTACTTCacctatgtgtctgtctgtctgtatgtatgtatgtatgtctgtctgtccgcacAAATGCATATCTTCCCCTTCACAtaaactaacccaacctaaccttacctaacctaacatttacGTAAACCTTTCCTTTACCCAGCATtcatagttagatagatagatagatagatagacaaatagatagacaaataaatagatacacagacagagagatagatatttCATTCAACATATAGCTCTTCACTCCACCCTAACATTCATACaagcttctcttttccttcaccagCACTGAGACTCGAGACCCACGCATGGACCTCACGACTCACGGCTCTGACGGTGACCTGATCGCTACCCAGGCCGTCCTTGACGAGGATCCTCTCTTTCTTGAGGacggtgagtgaatgagtggctggatgggtgggtgagtgagtgagtgagtaggtgagCAGGTAGGTGGATGGGGTGAAGCACGATAggttgagcagagagagagagagagagagagagagagagagagagagagagagagagagagagagagagagagagagagagagagagagagaaactaataaCACTCGCCCCCCTTCCCTCGTCTCTCCCTTTAACAGTTGCGAACGAGGACTTTGACATCGTGACCCTGAAGGATGTGAGGAGTGTGATTAATGGGGTAAGTCTTCCAGGATCCTTGAAAAACACACCTTGAGTTATTACTTCCATCTTAACTCTTTGACTGTTCCGGTTTTtccttcagtagtagtagtaatagtagtagtagtagtagtagtagtagtataaatagCAAAGAAATCATTAGTTACCTAAAAAATCTCACGTATTTCAagagcaatttttttcttctctgtctgtctcttataCTCGTATAATTTGGCAAGTGTCAATTTCTTTCGTGTGGTCTTGCTATTTTGTATTAAGGGTCACTACTTTATTAAGAGACACATATTTGATAGCATTTACGTCcagttataattattttcatgttttaatgaatcatgtttctttcttttttttttattcacgtgTAGCTCAgcttaataacaataatgtttgTCATATACCTAATGCCTTGTTTGTTCATATATGTGAccaatatctatctattttatctatttatctatctgtctatccgtctacagcccgccgtcaccaccaccgacTTCAACACCGACCCAGCAACCACCATAGTGGAACAGTAAGTAtgatcatcactatcactactaacATCACCAATATCATCtgtcaccattaccactaacatcaccattactatcTCTTAACATTACCATCTATTACCAGTATCGTTActaacatcatcattattatttgttgttttcgttATCATTCACCACTgttgtcatcaccattatcaccattatcatcatcattatttcttgttttcataatcattcaccattatcatcatcatcatcatcatacacgAGCATCACTATAATCATCTTCACCACATATttattcctcatcatcactatcattatcacttcAACTACCGTCGCaatcattactaccactatcattatctttaccatcaccagagagagagagagagagagagagagagagagagagagagagagagagagaga is a window encoding:
- the LOC135111026 gene encoding mucin-2-like isoform X3, with amino-acid sequence MMKVVLLAAVALTVAGMPQREDERHRIQKRAYPPAAYPPPPPPQPHPHPQPGGKGGNNKGGGYAGLFGGKGGFGGGKGGGGGGYGGIFGGGKGGIFGGGKGGGKGGGGGGGGYGGGYGGGFGGGKGGGKGGGGGGGGYGGGYGGDFGGGKGGGKGGGGGYGGIFGGGKGGGKGGGGGYGGIFGGGKGGGKGGGGGGYDDGGGKGMFDFFKGFTDIFSFGSKGKGGRDEEPQHIFVYAQAPPQHYGPPPEVSYGPPPSPPKASYGPPPKAPKASHGPPPKAPKASYGPPPPPPKASYGPPPKAPKASYGPPPPPPPASYGPPPEAPKASYGPPPPPPPPPPPKGSYGPPPKGSYVPPPSPPKASYGPPPPPPKASYGPPPKAPKASYGPPPPPPKDSYGPPPKGSYVPPPSPPEDSYGPPPPPSKGHDTPPPVYGAPKPVDIVVPQESYGPPPPPPEASYGPPPPPPPQETYGPPPPPPPPSDSYGLPSDPLPIESNTYSVPPPPPPLYSGDSDGRVSNHVQKGSFVPQGSPITPNYNRPLPSKPDCEACDVFPWIPVEDVAAAPQPIPPTVVLPIAKDDIHDGAPAPIDVYPPGEAPLFDIRSPLDNVVSSSDGGSQEAIFITGDVATETRDPRMDLTTHGSDGDLIATQAVLDEDPLFLEDVANEDFDIVTLKDVRSVINGPAVTTTDFNTDPATTIVEQNTVQTYKEPAPVAGPSVTSAVLDAKFEGIPVEEDVNSIEIVGPVETVAPAPVSQISYNDGGSQIINIGEPVFVSQSTGEAQLGGSIDFSEPVFKSVSEPQFISVSDPQYASPPEVTSELVQPLDHALPDPIHTDASVALNPGEPVTHNTTEPQPFTRSVQPQQFGSPLPGLNQLPQDDSGIHYSAPGQTVHISFGGSKPKSEVQVSHFARSNAAEENPRPPRGASQGASGGGLVNAITFRPAKSTTKQEKEDDVSTTTTSPTITTTVTTITEADTTTTVPTTTTTIIPSRLDTKIRFRPIPKRPFAPSFPPLTKEGIRHLGKVSLRPNFFKSQNSEAEDIPATNSSQANEEEATPVSEGEAEESTTEAAPVLGGVPSTTDSTTTTVTSTSSSTSSSSTRNNGGFVFPKRRNVTLPFGARLARRRRPLLTNKSSGN